DNA from Xanthomonas hyacinthi:
GAGGAGGCGAGGCACATGGTTCGGGATCGTGCACATGTTGAGGCGCAAATAGGTGCCTCGGCGCCTTTACATTTGAATATGCAATGCAACCGCCGAGTCTCACTCGTAACGCAGAGCCTCCACTGGGTCCAGGTTCGCCGCCTTGAGTGCCGGTGCGATGCCGAAGAAAATGCCGGTGACAAGGCTGAACATCATCATTCCCGCTGCCAAGCCGACGGAAGAATGGGGTGCTGGAAAGCCTGGGATCATCGCCGCTATCGAGTGGCTGGCGACGATACCCAATAGGCTGCCGGCCGCACCGCCGGCGAACGAAAGTAGCGATGCCTCGAGCAGGAACTGGGTCAGAACATGCTGTTTGGTAGCCCCCAATGATTTTAGGATTCCGATTTCCCGGGTGCGCTCCGTTACGCTGATCAGCATTACGGTCATGATGCCAATCCCGCTCACAAGCAGTGATATGCCAACGATGCCGCTGAGCACAAAAGTCGCAATGCGACTGATCTTCGAGAACTGCTTGGCTAGTTGATCGGCAGCGTTGATCTCAAAATCATCCTCTTTGCCCTGAGGTAGCTTGTGGGCAGCGCGAATGGCACGCTCAGCCGATGATCTTGCCGATTCCACGTTCCGGATGTCCCGCAGGGTGAAGTGAACGCTGAACGTGGCCTTCTGGTCGGTGCCGTTCAGTACCCGGCCAACTTCGAACGGAACCATCAGATAATTGTCCTGGCTCTGCCCGAATATCTCGCCCCGCTGATCCATCATGCCAATCACTTTGAACCATTCCATGCCGATCTGAAGGAACTCGCCGGTCGGGTTGGAGGGCAACCTAAGATCGTCCCTCAGCTTGGTTCCGATGACGACGACATGGCGGTGTCCCTGATCGTCGCTTGGAGTGAGAAAGCGTCCGAGTTGC
Protein-coding regions in this window:
- a CDS encoding ABC transporter permease, whose protein sequence is MLIESLHSACHNLAAHRLRSTLTVLGVVIGAASVVTVVALLQGLTDSVSNQFAEMGSGVLSLQASNDFGNYSTGNINTLRFEDIDLLRHRAEGVENVAPVMSVTYADRVNYRGRSATPAVIATTSDYVQVEHRYPQLGRFLTPSDDQGHRHVVVIGTKLRDDLRLPSNPTGEFLQIGMEWFKVIGMMDQRGEIFGQSQDNYLMVPFEVGRVLNGTDQKATFSVHFTLRDIRNVESARSSAERAIRAAHKLPQGKEDDFEINAADQLAKQFSKISRIATFVLSGIVGISLLVSGIGIMTVMLISVTERTREIGILKSLGATKQHVLTQFLLEASLLSFAGGAAGSLLGIVASHSIAAMIPGFPAPHSSVGLAAGMMMFSLVTGIFFGIAPALKAANLDPVEALRYE